A region of the Corynebacterium falsenii genome:
GGTGCATTCGGCGCTCCAGCGCGGAGGACCCGAAGTCTGCTCCGCCGCGCCCACCGGCGTTGCTGCCGCCGGCGAAAATGATTCCCTGAGCATGCGAATCGTCCCCGCCGGGGAATCGGATCACACGCTCACTGTTCATGCCGTCAAGCGTAGTGGCACTCCCTGCAGCTCGCTGAGTGAGTCATCGACCTCTCCGAGCCTGCGCACGCGCAGTTTGTCGAACGCATTCCACTGCCGGATCCACGCGCGCAGCCCCTTGGCCGTGGCGAGCGCATCGGTGATCGCGCTGGTCGTGGCCGGATCTTGCCCCTCGGTTTCGGGCGCGCGCGCCGCATCTGGCTCGAGTGGCTCGACCGTTCCCCACGCCGGTTGCCGCTTTTCTGGGAATTCCTTGGCAAACGTTTCCTTCGCTCCCGCGATGGCTTCCTCGGCCGCGTGTTGGGTGGCCGCACGGTCGATGATCGGCAGGTCTTTATCGTCGACGCCACCACGCACGTCCTCCACCGATACCCCCTCGGTGAGCAGCACGGGGTATCGCAGCAAGGTGGTGAGGATGGAGCGCTGGTCACTGCGATTTTCAATCCAGTCGGCGGAGCTGGCGAAGCCCTGGATGCCGTCCGCGGTGATGACCCACGCGCCAGAGAAGTCTCCGAGGGTGACGGTGGGATCGGTTTCCACCTGCCAGACGGCGTAGACGGGCCCGCGCTCGCCCTCGGCGCGGGCGAGCACCATGATGGGATCGAACTGGGGTGCTGCCGTGGGGGCTGGTGAGGGGGCTGGTGCTTGGTCGCTCATGGCACCCCATCATAACCGCGTGCGCTGGCACAGTAAGCTGCACATCATGGCAGTCTTTGACTTTTTCTCCCGCAAGAAGCGCAGCCCAGAGGACCAGGAGCAACGTGCGAACCCGGTGCGGGTTGGTGGCGTCGGCGAAAAAAGCTCCTACGAAGCATCCACGCGCACAAACCTGCCACTCAACGAGTTCATGACACGCCTCATGGCCCAGGAACTTCCCATCCTGGATAGCACCAGCAGGCAACGGGTCAACGACATCCTCCGAAGCTACGACGGCCCCGAAATCACCAGCGTGGAGGAACTGCCGGAGGAGATCCGGCAGATTATGGAGCTGTATTAAAACTCCCCGTGAGAACCCAGGGAACCACTCCCAACCGGCCTGTTTGAAAGCGGGCCTGAGCAGTCGCTGTACTAGGGTGGGAACTATGGATTTGCAGACCAGCACGAAAACTCTCACCGGGTGGGGGCGCACCGCGCCGACCACCGCAGAGGTTCTTAAGACTCCCGATGTGGATGTCATCGCCAAGGCCGTGGCGCAGGTCGCCGATGATAACGCCGATAAGCCCGCCCACCTGCAGCGTGGTGTGATCGCCCGTGGCATGGGGCGCTCCTACGGCGACCCCGCTATGAACGCCGGCGGGCTTGTCATCGACATGCAGGAGCTCAACCAGATCTACAGCATCGACCCCGACAACGCCCTCGTGGATGTCGATGCGGGCGTGACCCTGGATCAGCTCATGAAGGCCGCCCTGCCCTACGGCCTATGGGTACCGGTGCTGCCGGGCACCCGCCAGGTCACCATCGGCGGCGCCATCGGCCCGGACATTCACGGCAAGAACCACCACTCCGCAGGCTCCTTCGGCAACCACGTTGTGTCGATGGAACTGCTGGTGGCCGACGGCCGGGTGCTCCACCTCGAGCCCGAAGGTAGCGAGGACGACCCGGATGGCGAACTGTTCTGGGCCACCGTGGGCGGCATGGGCCTGACCGGCATCATCCTGCGCGCGAAGATCCGCATGACCAAGACGGAGACCGCGTACTTCATCGCCGACGGCGACCTCACGCACTCCCTGGACGAGACGATCGCATTCCACTCGGACGGCTCCGAGCACAATTACACCTACTCGTCCGCGTGGTTCGACGCGATCTCGGGCGGTAAGAAGCTGGGCCGCGCCGCCATTTCGCGCGGTAGCCTGGCCACGCTCGACCAGCTCAAGGAACTCGCGCCGAAGCTGGCCAAGGACCCGCTGAAGTTCAATGCGCCGCAGCTCATGACGGTGCCGGATATCTTCCCGAGCTTCACCATGAACAAGCTGTCCATGATTGCCATCGGCGAGCTGTGGTGGCTGAAGTCCGGCGAATACCGCAACTCCGTGCAGAACCTCACGCAGTTCTACCAGCCGCTGGACCTCATCGGCGAGTGGAACCGTGGCTACGGTTCTAAGGGCTTCCTGCAGTACCAGTTCGTGGTGCCCACCGAAGCTGTGGAGCCGTTCAAGGAGATCATCCGCGACATCCAGGCTTCCGGCCACTACTCCGCGCTCAACGTGTTCAAGCTGTTCGGCGAGGGCAACCGCGCGCCGCTGTCCTACCCGATGCCGGGCTGGAACGTGTGCGTGGACTTCCCGATCAAGCCGGGTCTCGGCGCGTTCCTCGATGACCTCGACCGCCGCGTCATGGAGTTCGGCGGCCGCCTGTACTTGGCGAAGGAGTCCCGCACCTCTGCGGAGAACTTCCACAAGATGTACCCCGGCCTCGAGGGCTGGTTGAAGACCCGCAACGAGATCGACCCGACCGGCGTGTTCGCATCGGACATGTCCCGCCGCCTGGAGCTTTAGAGCTCACGAGCATTAAGGAGAATCCCCACCAATGATTGATGCTGTAGGAAAACCCCAATCCATCCTGCTGCTCGGCGGCGCCTCCGACATGGGCCTGGCCGTTGTCGAGGAGTTCCTCACCCGCGGCCCGGCGCGTGTCATCCTGGCCGCCCGGCCCGGCGAGTCGCTGGATGAGGCCACCCAGCGCGCGAAGGCCGCTGGCGCCTCCGAGGTCATCCCCGTGGAGTTCGACGCGATTGACTTCGATTCCCACCCCGCCGTGTTCGAGGAGATTTTCAGCCACGGCGACGTGGACATCGCCATCGTGGCTTTCGGCATCCTCGGCGACAACGAGCAGCAGTGGACGAACCAGAAGCTGGCCGTCCAGGCCGCCCAGGTGAACTTCACCGGCGCCGTATCCGTGGGCGTGCTGCTGGCTGATTACATGAAGAAGCAGGGTCACGGCCAGATCGTGGCCTTCTCCACCGTGGCTGGCGAGATGGTTCGCCGCTCCAACTTCGTGTACGGCTCCACCAAGGCCGGCCTCGACGGTTTCTACCGGATGCTCGGCGAGGCACTGCGCGGCACCGGCGTGCGCGTGCTCACTGTGCGCCCGGGCCAGGTTCGCACGAACATGACCAAGGACCTTGACGATGCCCCGCTGACCGTCGATAAGGAAGACGCAGCCAAGGCCATCGCCAACGCTGTGGATAAGAAGAAGACGCTGATCTGGGTTCACCCACTGTTCCAGCCGATCATGTTTATCCTCAAGCACCTGCCGCTGCCGATTATCCGCAAGCTGCCGCTGTAGGCCCCACCCGGCCGACTGCTTGTTCAGCCGGTACAAAAACATATCGACATGTGCACGCAATGAACGATATCCCGGCGCACTTCGGCAATCCCCTGACCAGCTCAATCCGCCTTCATTATCATGCACCCACGCATGTTTTGTTCGCGCAAATCCAGACCCCGCGAAGGCCTCAGTGCGTACGTAGAAATTATTCACAACCTTGAAGGCGGATGTTTTCATGTTTAAGCCTTATCGGCGCCCCACTGTCGCCGTCATTGGCGCTGGTCCGGCCGGATGCGCCGCTGCTGCTGAATGCGCGTTCTCTGGTTTCGAAACTTCTTTGTTCGACGCCAACACGCAGCCCGGCGGAACAATCGTCAACGGTGCTTCCTCCGGCGGCGCTGCCTCTGGTTCCCACCAGGGCTCAGCCGAGCTGACGAAGCGCTACCACTTCAACGTTCCTTACCTGAAGCTTACCGACACGGACGGCTCAGTCGCCTCGTTCGTCACGCACCTCGAGGCGGCCCTCAACGCCGCTGGTGCGAAGCTAGAATTGGGCGCCACCGTTACTACCGCAACGTTCGACGAGGAGCGCGGCCAGTGGGCTGTGGCCTCGGAAACCAGCAATGGTTCGGAGCGCCCCGTCGAGTACTTCGACATCGTTGTGCGCGCCACCGGCTCGTCCGCCTCGAACGGTGTCCGCCCGCCCGCGTTCAAGGCCGCAACCGGCCCGGGCATCAAGGAGGACGAGACGGATCACCTGCACCTCGGCATTCACCCCATCGGGTTGCCGAATGCGCTGTTCGTCGACGGCCCGTACCCGGCCAATGGCCTCGATAGCCGCCTAATGCGTAAGAAGCCGCTGGCCATCGCCGAGGCGCGTGGTGAGTACTGCCGCCGTTACGCCCGCTTCCTCGAGGTCAACGGCCCCGGCGAACTGCGTGTTCAGCCTGACCACTGGTTGGCCCAGCAGGCTACTGTGAAGCAAGAGATCGCCAACCTGACCTCGTTCGAGCCTTTCCCTTACAAGGTGTACCTGCTGGCCGATTCGGAGAAGGCTTCTTCGAAGGCTTCTTCGAAGGCCTCTTCAAAGGCCCCTTCAAAAACCAAGGCCACCGCCAAGTAACATCCCCCGCTGATTTCTCCCGCAGTGTTGTTCAGTGCGGGGTACTAAGGAGTTTCTCATGAGCCACATCACCGCTACCCCGCCGTCTGAGACGGCGGCCGCTTCCTCCAACCCGTCCGCTGATCTGCCGCCGCTGGGCCCGGATTCCATCCTGTGGCAGCGCTACGGCGACTGGCGCTCCACCTTCGCCGCTCTGTACGTCGGCGTGCTGCAGATTACCCAGAAGGACGTCAGCCGCGCTCTCGTCCAGCACTCCAACGTGTTCGACAACGAGGTTGCCCGCCTGGTGCGCTCCGCGTTCCCGATCATTCGCACCGTCTACGAAGGTGATGAGGTCGGCGCGATGATCCGCGACTTCCACCGCAACATCAAGGGCACCCACCCGGACGAGAGCCGCTACCACTCCCTGAACCCGGATGTGTACTACTGGGCTCACGCTACCTTCGCCGCGATGCCGTTCGTGCTGGCTGGTAACTTCATGCCGCCGATGAACGAGCAGGAGAAAGAGCAGCTCTTCCAGGAGACCCGCACTTGGTACACCTACTACGGTGTGGCGGAGCCGAAGAATGCTCCGAAGACCTACAATGAGTTCCAGAGCTACTTCGATTCCATGATCGACACTCTGGGGCGCACGGAGACGATCGACCGCTCCCGCATCATCCGCGGCCTGACCCTGGACCCGCCGATGCCCAACTTCCCGAAGTGGGCTTGGCGCCCCATCGCCCCCGTTGCCTCGCGTCTGCTCATGTGGGCTGCCACCGGACTGCTGCCGGACCAGGTTCGCAAGGCTCTCGATTGGAAGTGGACCAAGTCCGACGCCGTCAGGTTCACCCTGTTCTCCCGCACTCTTCGGGGGATCTTCAGTATCCTCCCCCGGAAGGTCCGAATGGTGCCGATCGCGGAGCGGGCGTTTAAGAAGGCCGAAGCCGCACAGTAGGAACGTCGAGGATGTGTCCCTTCAAGCTAATGAGATCTAGTGTCGCATTGCGAAGGGACACATTTTGCATGATGGGGTCTGGCACCCCGACCTCCGGAAGCTGCAACTGACGCAGCACCGATCCCAGATCACCGCTGAGGTCAATCGCCACGGGGATGGTGGAGATATCCGCCAGGGCGGGGATAGTCTTTAGGCCCACGGCTTGCACTTCCACCGGGCCATCAATGACCTGTGAAATCGCGCCAGGGCCGGTGGTCAACAGACCGTTGGCCGGCGAGCCGGGGGCTTCCACGCTGAGGTTATCGGCGACCAGCTTGTCGCCAGTGAGCCGCAGCGCGTTCACGGTACCGGACTCCGTCTCTACGGGCACGAGGGCCACGCGCACGTTACCGAGGAACGTGACCTTATCAGCCTTCACGATGCCTGGGGTTCCCTTCAGCGCGTACTGGGTAGGCTGCTGCTGGGCCTCGACAATGTCGCCGGCGCCGTAGAGGTACACGCTGGCTGCCAAGCCTGCGAGTAGCAGGGCTGCTCCGGCCTTGGGGGTGTGATACGGAGCCTTGGGGCCCGGGCTCTTGGGCTGCTCTACGGCGTCGCCGTCTGCTGTGCTGGCGGTATCCTAGGCAGCACCCTCAGCATTCACGGAGTCCGCAGTATCGCCAGCACCGGTAGATGCAGCGCCCCTAGAGGCGGGAAAAGTAGCGTACGGGTTCTTATCTGCATCCCCGGCACCCTCAGCGCTTTCAGTGCTTTCAGCAGTTTCCCCCTCGTCAGTACCAGAGCCGGCATCGGCGGCATCGGAGTCTGGGGTGGCGTCGGCGGTGGGTTCCCACGCAAGGGTGAACGCACCGCCGACGATGCCGAGAATCGAGCCCAGCAGAAAGCCACCGAAGTTCGACGTGGGCAATGCGACAACCGCGATAATGATGCCAAACACACCCAGGTAGGTGGCCGTTGCGGGACGGAACCATGCGCCCAGGCCAAACATGATCAGCAAGGCGCCAATGACGAACGTGGAGACGCCGGAGATCGTGGAGATCATCACCAGCAGATCCGAAATCCGGACCGAAAGGTACGCGGGAGTGATGATGACGATGCCCGCGAGGATCATCAGCAGGCCGGGAATAAAGGGGCGGCCGCGCCTCCAGCGGACGAAGCGGGTGGTCTTTTTCTCGTTCTCGGCCGGCTCAGCAGTCGAGTTAGCAGGCATTATCGGAACCCCGCTTCACGCTCACCGTCACACCCTCGACGGTCAGCGTGGAGGCGCCAATGGCAGTGGCGAGGATGTCATCTGCGCGAACTTCCACAGACTGGGAGGACAGACCCCCAGGCTCCGGGAGGCGCAGCGTTGTTGACCTGGTGGGTATCGATGCCGACCTGCGGGTCAGTGAGCTTCAGGGCACCGGCAATGTCGGTGACGCCCACGATGAGGTTCTGGGCATCAACGGTGTTATCGCCGTTGGCCTTGAGCGCTAGGGTGGCCTCGCCCACGCCCGGAAGGTCCGGCAGCGTGGTGGACAGGCACAGGTTGGAAGCGTTGGCCTGCTCGAACTTCAGGCGAGCAACGGGCATCGTGTCCTCACCCTTCTTGTCCGAATCCATGAACAGAGAGAATCCAGAGCCGGTGAGGTGGCTCATCTTGATATTGAACAAGGTTCCGGAAAGGGCCAGGTTGGCGGTCAGACCGCCCTGGGCCACGGCTACACCAGCACCGGAAAAGGCCAGCAGGCCAACAACCAGTCCAGCCGTTGCCTTAGTCTTATTGATTTTTCCCATTGGTCCTCCTGATACGCCCCACTTTTCGAGGCCGAAACAAACGTGCTCACACAGTAACGTTCTCGCGCATGTCAGCTGCACTATTCTGTCTCGCCCGATGGCTCGTAGTCGAATTTTTGGCCTGGCCTCACAACTAGCCACTACTGGTCTATCCCATGTGCACCCAGAGTAGGGCTACTTAATTTTGTTCATCTCAGCTTTCTTGGTAACTCTGTAACGTAATTCACATTGCTAACTTGACCCATTTGTGGGCTCACCTATGTGCCGATGGCGTACCTCCCGCCCGCCCCCACTAGAATTGATTAACCGTATGACCCATTCACTAACCACCAGCACAGCTAGCAGCTTCCATCCCGCTAGCTATAGCAGCCGTACGGCTAAGTAGAGGGGGTTATGGTGACTCAATCTCATCGTTTCCACATCGATACCGGTGTGCGGCGCAACATCGCAGAATCCGTATTGCGGCACCTCAATGTGCTCACCGACCACGCGGTTCACGATCTTCTCAGCGAACTCGGTGCTGAAGTTCCACCACCGCTGCACCGGCTCTTACATGCCAGCGTGCGTTCGAACATCCGCATCTTCGGCGAACTGCTGCAGACCGGCGAATCCATGGACCGCGCCAAGCCCAGCCGCGCCATTGCGCAGTTCACCCGCGTGCTCGCCCAGAACCGCGTGCCGCTGCACCGCTTGATCTTCATGTATCACTGCGCGCACAACTCGCTGGAGCGCCAGCTGCTTCCCCTCATCGAGACGGTCTGCCGCACGCACACCGGCTCCCCGCAGGCCTCGGAGTTCTTCATGGTGCTCACCACGATGCGCAACATCACCAGCCGCTACATCACCACGATGGAGCAGGCCGTGGGCCGGATTTACGAGGACGAGGCGCAGCGCACAAGCCTGCCGGGCGATCCCCAGCTGCTGGCGCACGTCCAGGCCATCGTCAAGGGAGACATCGCGGAACTGCCCACCGACGATTCCGCCGTGGACTACGACCTCACCGGCACGCACCAGGCATTCATCATCTGGTCCCAGGGCGCCGATCAGCTCCCCGCGGACGCCGTGCGCAAGTTCGCCTCCCAGGTTGCCCAGAGCTACGGCTCCCCCAGCGAGCCGCTGACGGTCTTCCCAGAGCACACGGAAGCGTGGTGCTGGATCGCTTTGGACCCGGAGCGGCTTCCCAGCGGCCCGCCACCCATCGAGTTCCCGGCGCGAGCACGCCTGGCGATCGGCACCTACGATCACGGCGTGGAGGGCTTCCGCCTGTCGCATCGCCGCGCGATGGCCCTTCACCGCCTGTCCGCGACGTGCCCCGCTACGGCTCCTTCTGTTCTCGACGCCACCACGACGGGCGCTACCACCGCAGCGGCTTTCGTGGATCGCGTCGACGAGGCCTCGGACATCGTCATCTCCACGCTGCACAGCCTCGCGGCGGATGATCGCTACGCAGAGATCATCCGGGAGACCACGCGCAGCGTGCTGCTGAACGGAACGTCCGGCGCGTCGGACAACATGTCCGCGCACCGCAACACCATTAAGTACCGTCTCAACAAGTTCAAGGAAGCCGTGGGGCGGGACGATATCTCCTCCCCGGACTTCGCCTTGGCACTGGAGTTGGCGCACTGGCATGGCTCGCGGGTTCTCACGACCGACGATGATCGCGGCAACGACTAGCGCCACTAGTGCGTTGTGCAGGAGCCACCACGGCACGCAGAGAATTGTATAAAAAGATCAAAATATAACGATTTATTTCGTCCTGGCGGGCGCGGTTGCTACAACGGTGGTGAACCCTACTGTTCGGAGGACGATAATGACTGCACCGCAGGACAACAAGGCCGGAGACCCCAAGTCCGACCACAAAGCCGATCACGAGCGCCGCGAATTGAAGAGCGCTCCCCTTAACACCGATTCGCTGCTGTGGAAGTACGGCTCCGATAACCGCATCCAGCTGATGCGTGGCTACACCGGCATCCTGCAGAACATGCTGCCGGCCATCGGCCAGTCTCTGCTGGACCACTCCAAGTTCTTCGACGAGCCCTTCTCTCGCCTGGAGCGCTCCACCCCGCAGATCATCCAGTCCATGTACATCGGCGACGATGACCCGCTGGGCACCCAGATCCGCGACTACCACACCAACATCCAGGGCAAGCTGCGGGACGGCTCCCGCTACCACGCGCTCAACCCGGATACCTACTGGTGGGCACACGCCACGTTCGTGTACCGCGTGATCCGCACCCAGGACCTGTTCGGTAAGCCATTCACCCCTGAAGAGCGCGAGCAGCTCGTTCAGGAAGGCGTGACCTGGTGGCGTCGATACGGAGTATCCGACCGCCCGGTCATCGACAACTACCAGGGCCTCGTTGACTACATCGAGGAAATGACCCGCACTGAGCTGGAGCGCAATGAGACCGTGGACTTCGCGCTGCGTCGCGTGCGCAACGAAAAGGTCAAGGCTCCGGACGGCATGAACCCGAAGGTGTGGAACGTTATTTGGAAGCCGGTCATGCGCTCCATGGTGTGGCTGACGATCGGCACGCTGGAGTAATCCCAGCGTGACATCCTGGAAGTTCCGTGGACCGAGAAGGATCAGAAGCGCTTCGACCGCTTCTGCGCTGTGGTCCGCAAGGTTCACCCGATGCTGCCGGAAGACAAGCGCTACATGGAGCCTGGCCGCTCCATGATGATCCGCCACGGCATGATCAAGGGCGAGCCGAAGGAAATGAAGGTCATCCGCCCCTACCAGGGCTAAGACGCCCCCACCCGGAGCAGAGCGGCGAGTTACTCGCCCTTCTCGAGCTCCGGGTTTTTCTTTGCGGCATCGAGCTCCGCGCGGATTTCCTCCAGGCGGGAGCTGGCGCGCATATCGCGGCCGGCCTCCTCGATCTCCTGCATGCGGCCCTGCACCGAGCCCTCGATGAGCTCCTGGCTGCCCAGCGCCTGCGCGTAGCGGCGCTCGATCTTCTCCCGCACGCCATCGAGCGTGGGCACGCTGTCATCGGCGGCGATGCCATTCATCCGCTGCACGGACTCGGCGGTGGCTTCCTGCATCTTCGCCTGCTGCGCCTGCGTGCGCAGCTGGTCAATCTGCGCCATCTGTTCCTCTAGGCGCGCAGCGGACTGTTTCTGCTGCTGCTCCGCCTGCTGAGCGGCCTGCACCGCACCGGCGTGGAGCTGCTTGGTATCTTCCAGCTCCTGCTCCACGGTGACCAGCTGCGAGGCAAACACCTCGGCGGTCTGATTCATCTCTTTGGCCTTCGCCTCGTCTCCCGAGGCCGCTGCGGCATCCGCCTGCGTAATCGCCGTGCGGGCATTGTTCGCCAGGCGCTGGGCATCCTCCTGCAGACGGCTCAGCTTCATCTCCAGCTGGTTCCGGTTGCCGATCACCGCAGCGGCCTGCTCGGTGATCTCCCGGTGCTGCTTCCGGGCGGCCTCGGTGGCCTGCTGAATCTGCACCATCGGATCGGCATTCTCCTCGATCTTCGTATCGAGGGACTGCATCAGGTACTTCCAACCTTTAGAAAATGGATTCGCCATGGCAACCATCCTACGTGGCACACCGCCCGGCCGCTGCTTCACTTCGGGAGCGCGCTCGCTATCAAAATAGGCGTAGCCTTTCCCCATGGACATTGCATGTTACGCCGCTCCCGGCGCCGGCGAGGCGCTGACGAAATCCACCCTCACTAGGCGCGATCTCCGCGCCAACGACTGCCTCATCAAGATCCGCTGGGCGGGCATCTGCCACTCGGACATCCACACCGTCAACGGCGATTGGCCGCACGATAACTTCCCCCTCACCCCTGGCCACGAAATCATCGGTGAAATTACCGAGGTCGGCTCCGACGTGGCGAAATTCTCCGTCGGCGACATCGTGGGCATCGGCTGCCTCGTGGACAGCTGCCAAGAGTGCGAAGCCTGCCAGGACGGCGACGAAAACTACTGCGAAAACGGCGCCACCGGCACCTACAACGCCCCCGACCGCATCGACGGCACCATCACCCAGGGCGGCTACTCCACCCACATCGTGTGCCGCGAAGAGTTCCTCATCCGTATCCCGGAGGCTTTTTCTGACCTCGAATCACACGAGGCCGCGGCGGCCACTCCCCTGCTGTGCGCAGGCATCACCACCTATTCCCCGCTGAAGCACTGGGGTGTGGGCCCGGGTATGAATGTCGCGATCGTCGGCATGGGCGGCCTCGGCCACGTGGCCGTGAAGATCGCCTCGGCCATGGGTGCGGATGTGACCGTGCTGAGCCACTCCAAGGCCAAGGAAGAAGATGGCCGGAAGTTCGGCGCCAGCGACTACATCGCCACCGGTGAGGAAGGCTGGCACGAGAACCTCAAGGGCAAGTTCAATCTCATTATCAACACCGTGTCCGCCCCGATGGACCCAGCACCGTTCCTCTCCACCCTGCACCGCAACGGCACCATGGTGATGCTGGGCTTGCCCCCGAAGCCCATGGAAATCGGCGCGAACCAACTAATCGGTGGTCGGCGCAGCCTCGCGGGCTCCGCCATCGGCGGCATCCCCGAAACCCAGGAAATGATCGACTTCTGCGCCGAGCACGGCATCACCGCCGAGGCCGAGGTCATCCCCGCCGAGCAGATCAACGAGGCCTATGAGCGCGTCATCGATTCGGATGTGCGCTACCGCTTCGTCATCGACGCAAACACGATCTAGCACTCCAGCTACCGCATGGCGGCGCCGATCGTGGTGGCGTCGACCATGCCGACCATGCCGGGCATGCCGGACATGGTGGAGCTACTTGGCCTCACCGGCGTCATCCGCTGCGGCGTTCTGTGCCGCCACCTGCTTGCGAACCTCGTCCATATCCAGTGCCTGAGCCTGGTTGATCAGATCGTTAAGAGCCTGCGGGGGCAGCAGACCTGCCTCGCGGGCCAGCAGGATGCCGTCACGGAACATCATGATGGTGGGGATGGACTGAATCTGCAGCGCAGCGGAAAGATCCTGGTTAGCTTCGGTATCGACCTTGCCGAAGGTGGCATCGGGGTGCTCCTCGGAGATCTGCTCGAAAATAGGCGCGAAGCGCTTGCACGGCCCGCACCAGTCAGCCCAGAAATCCAGCACAACAATGCCGTCCTGTTGCACGGTCTCCTGGAAGTTTTCACCGGTGATTTGAACAGTTGCCATGGTTAATTCCTTTGCATTCGTGGGGTCGTTCTTGCGTTCTGTCCCTACCAACGTTACGCAAAGTCCGTTTTATTCCGCAGCCACGCCCTGTCGATTATGGTTCTAGACATGTCTACGAACTCCCCCGAATCGCAGTCTGCTTCCTCCGCCTTCGACGCCACCAGCAAGCCCTCGCCCACGTATCAGATGTACCAAAAGGTCGCTGGAAAGCCGCTGGGCAAGGCGCTGTTTTCCCTGGGTGTTGCCCTTAAGGCCCCTTACTTCGCCACGGTCCAGCCGCGTGTGAAGGAGCTTCGCCCCGGTTACGCGAAGGTGCGCAGCCACAAGTGGTGGCTGCTCAACAACCACATCGGCACGTTCCACGCGATCGCAGCGTGTAACGTTGCGGAGTTCGCCATGGGTACACTGGCCGAGGTCTCCATTCCTGCCTCGCATCGCTGGTTGCCCCAGGGCATGCGGGTGGAATACAAGGCCAAGACCGCTGGCAGTCTCACTGCCGTGG
Encoded here:
- a CDS encoding FAD-binding oxidoreductase gives rise to the protein MDLQTSTKTLTGWGRTAPTTAEVLKTPDVDVIAKAVAQVADDNADKPAHLQRGVIARGMGRSYGDPAMNAGGLVIDMQELNQIYSIDPDNALVDVDAGVTLDQLMKAALPYGLWVPVLPGTRQVTIGGAIGPDIHGKNHHSAGSFGNHVVSMELLVADGRVLHLEPEGSEDDPDGELFWATVGGMGLTGIILRAKIRMTKTETAYFIADGDLTHSLDETIAFHSDGSEHNYTYSSAWFDAISGGKKLGRAAISRGSLATLDQLKELAPKLAKDPLKFNAPQLMTVPDIFPSFTMNKLSMIAIGELWWLKSGEYRNSVQNLTQFYQPLDLIGEWNRGYGSKGFLQYQFVVPTEAVEPFKEIIRDIQASGHYSALNVFKLFGEGNRAPLSYPMPGWNVCVDFPIKPGLGAFLDDLDRRVMEFGGRLYLAKESRTSAENFHKMYPGLEGWLKTRNEIDPTGVFASDMSRRLEL
- a CDS encoding decaprenylphospho-beta-D-erythro-pentofuranosid-2-ulose 2-reductase, coding for MIDAVGKPQSILLLGGASDMGLAVVEEFLTRGPARVILAARPGESLDEATQRAKAAGASEVIPVEFDAIDFDSHPAVFEEIFSHGDVDIAIVAFGILGDNEQQWTNQKLAVQAAQVNFTGAVSVGVLLADYMKKQGHGQIVAFSTVAGEMVRRSNFVYGSTKAGLDGFYRMLGEALRGTGVRVLTVRPGQVRTNMTKDLDDAPLTVDKEDAAKAIANAVDKKKTLIWVHPLFQPIMFILKHLPLPIIRKLPL
- a CDS encoding FAD-dependent oxidoreductase → MFKPYRRPTVAVIGAGPAGCAAAAECAFSGFETSLFDANTQPGGTIVNGASSGGAASGSHQGSAELTKRYHFNVPYLKLTDTDGSVASFVTHLEAALNAAGAKLELGATVTTATFDEERGQWAVASETSNGSERPVEYFDIVVRATGSSASNGVRPPAFKAATGPGIKEDETDHLHLGIHPIGLPNALFVDGPYPANGLDSRLMRKKPLAIAEARGEYCRRYARFLEVNGPGELRVQPDHWLAQQATVKQEIANLTSFEPFPYKVYLLADSEKASSKASSKASSKAPSKTKATAK
- a CDS encoding oxygenase MpaB family protein; the encoded protein is MSHITATPPSETAAASSNPSADLPPLGPDSILWQRYGDWRSTFAALYVGVLQITQKDVSRALVQHSNVFDNEVARLVRSAFPIIRTVYEGDEVGAMIRDFHRNIKGTHPDESRYHSLNPDVYYWAHATFAAMPFVLAGNFMPPMNEQEKEQLFQETRTWYTYYGVAEPKNAPKTYNEFQSYFDSMIDTLGRTETIDRSRIIRGLTLDPPMPNFPKWAWRPIAPVASRLLMWAATGLLPDQVRKALDWKWTKSDAVRFTLFSRTLRGIFSILPRKVRMVPIAERAFKKAEAAQ
- a CDS encoding DUF6114 domain-containing protein, whose translation is MPANSTAEPAENEKKTTRFVRWRRGRPFIPGLLMILAGIVIITPAYLSVRISDLLVMISTISGVSTFVIGALLIMFGLGAWFRPATATYLGVFGIIIAVVALPTSNFGGFLLGSILGIVGGAFTLAWEPTADATPDSDAADAGSGTDEGETAESTESAEGAGDADKNPYATFPASRGAASTGAGDTADSVNAEGAA
- a CDS encoding DUF6230 family protein, whose translation is MGKINKTKATAGLVVGLLAFSGAGVAVAQGGLTANLALSGTLFNIKMSHLTGSGFSLFMDSDKKGEDTMPVARLKFEQANASNLCLSTTLPDLPGVGEATLALKANGDNTVDAQNLIVGVTDIAGALKLTDPQVGIDTHQVNNAAPPGAWGSVLPVCGSSRR
- a CDS encoding helix-turn-helix domain-containing protein, which produces MVTQSHRFHIDTGVRRNIAESVLRHLNVLTDHAVHDLLSELGAEVPPPLHRLLHASVRSNIRIFGELLQTGESMDRAKPSRAIAQFTRVLAQNRVPLHRLIFMYHCAHNSLERQLLPLIETVCRTHTGSPQASEFFMVLTTMRNITSRYITTMEQAVGRIYEDEAQRTSLPGDPQLLAHVQAIVKGDIAELPTDDSAVDYDLTGTHQAFIIWSQGADQLPADAVRKFASQVAQSYGSPSEPLTVFPEHTEAWCWIALDPERLPSGPPPIEFPARARLAIGTYDHGVEGFRLSHRRAMALHRLSATCPATAPSVLDATTTGATTAAAFVDRVDEASDIVISTLHSLAADDRYAEIIRETTRSVLLNGTSGASDNMSAHRNTIKYRLNKFKEAVGRDDISSPDFALALELAHWHGSRVLTTDDDRGND
- a CDS encoding oxygenase MpaB family protein, whose translation is MTAPQDNKAGDPKSDHKADHERRELKSAPLNTDSLLWKYGSDNRIQLMRGYTGILQNMLPAIGQSLLDHSKFFDEPFSRLERSTPQIIQSMYIGDDDPLGTQIRDYHTNIQGKLRDGSRYHALNPDTYWWAHATFVYRVIRTQDLFGKPFTPEEREQLVQEGVTWWRRYGVSDRPVIDNYQGLVDYIEEMTRTELERNETVDFALRRVRNEKVKAPDGMNPKVWNVIWKPVMRSMVWLTIGTLE
- a CDS encoding PspA/IM30 family protein, which translates into the protein MANPFSKGWKYLMQSLDTKIEENADPMVQIQQATEAARKQHREITEQAAAVIGNRNQLEMKLSRLQEDAQRLANNARTAITQADAAAASGDEAKAKEMNQTAEVFASQLVTVEQELEDTKQLHAGAVQAAQQAEQQQKQSAARLEEQMAQIDQLRTQAQQAKMQEATAESVQRMNGIAADDSVPTLDGVREKIERRYAQALGSQELIEGSVQGRMQEIEEAGRDMRASSRLEEIRAELDAAKKNPELEKGE